From Gallus gallus isolate bGalGal1 chromosome 14, bGalGal1.mat.broiler.GRCg7b, whole genome shotgun sequence, one genomic window encodes:
- the SSTR5 gene encoding somatostatin receptor type 5, with the protein MDPLYFSNAFNMDSSSSDLNSSLLTNTTENGTLSEQLPFKYIHKVLIPIFYILVCAVGLSGNTLVIYVVLRYAKMKTVTNIYILNLAVADVLFMLGLPFLATQNAISYWPFGSFLCRLVMTVDGINQFTSIFCLTVMSMDRYLAVVHPIKSTKWRRPRVAKLISMTVWTFSFLVVLPVFIFSDVQEDFHTCNMNWPEPVNIWSAAFIIYTSVLGFFGPLLVICLCYLLIVIKVKSSGIRVGSTRRRRSERKVTRMVVIIVVVFVFCWLPFYMMNIVNLIFILPEDPVLVGVYFFVVVLSYANSCANPILYGFLSDNFKQSFQKVLCLRKGNGVEDGDPIEHRQENSSRLQESMLTQRNIEFNGHMQTSKV; encoded by the coding sequence ATGGATCCGCTATACTTTTCCAACGCATTTAACATGGACTCAAGTTCCAGTGATTTGAACTCCTCGCTGCTGACAAATACAACAGAGAATGGGACACTCTCAGAGCAGCTCCCATTCAAATACATCCACAAAGTCCTGATTCCCATCTTTTACATCCTTGTATGTGCAGTTGGACTCAGTGGCAACACATTGGTCATTTACGTGGTTTTGCGTTACGCCAAGATGAAAACTGTCACCAACATTTACATCTTGAATTTGGCTGTTGCTGATGTACTCTTCATGCTGGGCCTGCCCTTCCTGGCCACCCAGAATGCCATCTCCTACTGGCCTTTTGGCTCCTTTCTGTGCAGGCTGGTTATGACTGTAGATGGTATTAACCAATTCacaagtattttctgtttgactGTGATGAGCATGGACCGCTACCTGGCAGTAGTTCATCCTATTAAATCAACCAAGTGGAGACGTCCCAGGGTGGCCAAACTCATCAGTATGACTGTCTGGACGTTCTCATTCCTGGTGGTGCTTCCAGTCTTTATCTTTTCGGATGTGCAGGAGGACTTTCACACCTGCAACATGAACTGGCCAGAGCCTGTCAACATCTGGTCTGCAGCGTTCATCATTTACACATCAGTCCTTGGGTTCTTCGGTCCTTTGTTGGTGATCTGTCTGTGCTATTTGCTGATTGTGATTAAAGTCAAATCTTCAGGGATTCGTGTTGGGTCTACAAGGCGCAGGAGGTCAGAGAGGAAGGTGACCAGGATGGTGGTGATCATTGTGGTCGTCTTTGTGTTCTGCTGGCTCCCATTTTACATGATGAACATTGTCAATTTGATATTTATACTGCCAGAAGACCCTGTGCTGGTGGGGGTGTATTTCTTCGTGGTGGTCCTGTCCTATGCGAACAGCTGTGCCAACCCTATTCTTTATGGATTTCTTTCTGACAACTTCAAGCAGAGTTTTCAGAAAGTCCTTTGCCTCCGAAAGGGCAATGGTGTAGAGGATGGTGACCCCATTGAACACAGGCAAGAGAACAGCAGTCGCTTGCAGGAATCAATGCTAACCCAGAGGAATATTGAATTCAATGGACACATGCAGACTAGCAAGGTGTGA